From one Sulfurimonas sp. HSL-3221 genomic stretch:
- a CDS encoding cation acetate symporter has protein sequence MKRLLLLLTAAASTLMASGAIEGAVEKQPLNVSAIVMFLVFVGATLGITYWAAKRTKTAKDFYTAGGGITGFQNGMAIAGDYMSAASFLGISGLVFLKGYDGLIYSIGFLVGWPLILFLVAERLRNLGKYTFADVASFRLRQTPIRTLAAFGSIATVTLYLIAQMVGSGKLIQILFGLPYEVAVILVGVLMILYVTFGGMLATTWVQIIKAGLLLSGATFMAIAVMAHFGFSFEALFAKAVEVHSTHDAIMSPGGLVSDPVSAISLGIALMFGTAGLPHILMRFFTVSDAKEARKSVFYATGFIGYFYILTFIIGFGAIVMVATNPHYLDAAGTLLGGNNMAAIHLSHAVGGNFFLGFISAVAFATILAVVSGLTLAGASAISHDLYANVFRRGEVDEMQEMRISKIAVVVMGIVAILLGIAFEKQNIAFMVGLAFAIAASANFPVLFLSMFWKRLTTRGAVIGGSLGLATAVLLVILGPIVWVQILGNAEAVFPYKYPALFSVTVAFAGIWFFSITDKSADGENEREAFEAQNIRSQTGIGAEGAVSH, from the coding sequence ATGAAACGTCTTCTCCTTCTTCTGACGGCCGCAGCGTCTACGCTGATGGCATCGGGCGCCATTGAGGGTGCGGTGGAAAAACAGCCGCTGAACGTCTCCGCGATCGTGATGTTCCTCGTCTTCGTCGGTGCGACGCTGGGGATCACCTACTGGGCGGCAAAACGCACGAAAACGGCCAAGGACTTCTACACCGCCGGCGGCGGCATTACGGGCTTCCAGAACGGGATGGCGATTGCCGGCGACTACATGTCCGCCGCATCGTTCCTGGGGATCTCCGGCCTCGTCTTCCTCAAAGGGTATGACGGGCTGATCTACTCCATCGGTTTCCTGGTCGGCTGGCCGCTGATCCTTTTCCTCGTCGCGGAGCGCCTGCGCAACCTCGGCAAGTACACCTTCGCCGACGTCGCCTCTTTCCGTCTGAGACAGACACCGATCCGTACCCTGGCGGCTTTCGGCTCCATTGCGACCGTCACGCTCTACCTGATCGCGCAGATGGTCGGTTCGGGCAAACTGATCCAGATCCTCTTCGGTCTGCCGTACGAGGTCGCGGTCATCCTGGTCGGTGTCCTGATGATTCTCTACGTCACCTTTGGCGGGATGCTGGCGACGACGTGGGTCCAGATCATCAAGGCGGGGCTGCTGCTCTCCGGTGCGACCTTTATGGCGATCGCCGTTATGGCGCATTTCGGTTTCAGCTTTGAAGCGCTCTTCGCGAAGGCGGTCGAGGTCCACAGCACCCATGACGCCATCATGAGCCCGGGCGGCCTGGTCAGCGACCCGGTCTCCGCGATCAGCCTCGGTATCGCGCTGATGTTCGGTACGGCGGGTTTGCCGCATATCCTGATGCGCTTCTTTACCGTCTCCGACGCGAAAGAGGCACGCAAGTCGGTCTTCTATGCGACCGGTTTCATCGGCTATTTCTATATCCTGACCTTCATCATCGGGTTCGGGGCGATTGTCATGGTGGCGACCAACCCGCACTACCTTGATGCGGCGGGCACACTGCTCGGCGGTAACAACATGGCGGCGATCCACCTCAGCCACGCGGTCGGCGGGAACTTCTTCCTCGGCTTCATCTCGGCGGTGGCCTTCGCGACGATCCTCGCGGTCGTCTCCGGTCTGACCCTGGCGGGCGCTTCGGCGATCAGCCACGACCTCTACGCCAACGTCTTCCGCCGCGGAGAAGTTGATGAGATGCAGGAGATGCGCATCTCCAAGATCGCCGTCGTCGTCATGGGGATCGTTGCGATCCTGCTGGGGATTGCGTTTGAGAAGCAGAACATCGCGTTCATGGTCGGTCTGGCCTTTGCCATCGCCGCATCCGCGAACTTCCCGGTGCTCTTCCTCTCCATGTTCTGGAAAAGACTGACGACGCGCGGTGCCGTCATCGGCGGTTCGCTCGGTCTGGCGACGGCGGTACTGCTGGTGATCCTGGGGCCGATCGTCTGGGTCCAGATCCTCGGCAATGCCGAAGCGGTCTTCCCGTACAAGTACCCGGCGCTCTTCTCCGTCACGGTCGCCTTTGCTGGGATCTGGTTCTTCTCCATCACCGACAAAAGTGCGGACGGCGAGAACGAACGCGAAGCCTTCGAGGCCCAGAACATCCGTTCACAGACTGGTATCGGTGCCGAAGGCGCCGTCAGCCACTAA
- a CDS encoding DUF485 domain-containing protein, which produces MTNEMVEHIKNNPKYQELVKTRSAFAWKLSIVMLVVYFTFILTIAFDPSLLGTPLSETGVTTVGIPVGVAIIFIAFVLTGIYVKRANGEFDDLNREVRAELERDMAKGAE; this is translated from the coding sequence ATGACGAACGAAATGGTTGAACATATTAAGAACAATCCGAAGTACCAGGAGTTGGTGAAGACGCGCAGCGCCTTTGCCTGGAAGCTTTCGATCGTGATGCTGGTGGTCTATTTCACCTTTATCCTCACCATCGCCTTTGACCCGTCGCTGCTCGGCACGCCGCTGAGCGAGACGGGGGTCACGACGGTCGGCATCCCGGTCGGTGTCGCGATTATTTTCATCGCCTTCGTCCTGACGGGGATTTACGTCAAGCGCGCCAACGGCGAGTTCGACGATCTTAACCGCGAGGTGCGCGCCGAACTCGAGCGCGACATGGCAAAGGGGGCGGAATGA
- a CDS encoding OprD family outer membrane porin: MRKTLLLSGIAAALVTANAADDIAAMFANGKTSGQIRAFYVDRDYSGYDGAPHRNATALGGHLGYETDALAGVSLGASAYTTNRIFQGLEYGSASEGKVDPSLFGNGYKSYSIFGEAYVNLKMGASNLKLGRQSLNTPMAAADDARMLPSFFEAYVYTNSSLANTSFVAAHITKFAPGSFSNIYTGGGILGATSGYSPIAANYPKYGGDFANVGSWAVGETTPGITTLAAVYKDEHLSLQVWDYYAWDILNAFYAEGSLSWKCLLNPEVQPFVSAQLIKENNVGDNLLQNLGGDGKIDSLYGAVKLGAKYHGFSAYAAYSQTTANSDADITGTQSYANAVITPWGGMPAYTQGMVTRHQFMAGTKAYKGAVAYSFKEQGVNLSVAAYYVAFDMDKNNGYSVVKDVNGTVTGGYAWTAAEPGFDIQYYPEAVKNLQLRLRGNFPDKFYDSAAKTVNWDEYRFIVNYNF, encoded by the coding sequence ATGAGAAAAACGTTACTTTTGTCCGGCATCGCCGCTGCGCTCGTTACCGCCAACGCGGCCGACGATATCGCCGCGATGTTTGCAAACGGCAAAACAAGCGGGCAAATCCGCGCCTTCTATGTCGACCGGGACTACTCCGGCTACGACGGGGCACCGCATCGTAACGCAACGGCGCTGGGCGGGCACCTGGGTTATGAGACGGACGCGCTCGCAGGCGTGAGCCTCGGGGCATCGGCCTATACGACGAACCGGATCTTTCAGGGGCTCGAATACGGTTCCGCTTCCGAAGGGAAGGTCGATCCCTCCCTGTTCGGCAACGGCTACAAGAGCTACAGCATCTTCGGCGAGGCCTATGTCAACCTGAAGATGGGCGCGAGCAACCTGAAACTGGGACGCCAGTCTCTCAATACGCCGATGGCCGCCGCCGACGATGCACGGATGCTTCCGAGTTTCTTCGAGGCGTATGTCTATACGAACAGCAGCCTCGCGAACACGAGTTTCGTCGCGGCGCACATCACGAAGTTCGCCCCGGGCAGCTTCTCGAACATCTACACGGGCGGCGGGATTCTCGGCGCCACGTCGGGGTATTCGCCGATTGCGGCCAACTACCCCAAATACGGCGGCGACTTCGCCAATGTGGGGAGCTGGGCCGTCGGCGAGACGACGCCGGGCATCACGACGCTTGCGGCGGTCTATAAGGATGAGCATCTGAGCCTCCAGGTGTGGGACTACTACGCCTGGGACATTCTCAACGCCTTCTATGCCGAGGGGAGTCTGAGCTGGAAATGTCTGCTCAACCCGGAGGTGCAACCCTTTGTGAGCGCCCAGCTGATCAAAGAGAATAACGTCGGTGACAACCTGCTTCAGAACCTCGGCGGCGACGGCAAAATAGACAGCCTCTACGGTGCGGTGAAGCTCGGGGCGAAGTACCATGGTTTCAGCGCCTATGCCGCCTACTCGCAGACAACCGCGAACAGCGATGCCGATATCACCGGCACCCAGTCCTATGCCAATGCTGTGATCACGCCCTGGGGCGGGATGCCGGCATATACGCAGGGGATGGTGACGCGCCACCAGTTCATGGCGGGGACCAAAGCCTATAAAGGGGCGGTGGCCTACTCCTTTAAAGAGCAGGGCGTCAACCTGAGCGTGGCGGCCTACTACGTCGCATTCGACATGGACAAAAACAACGGTTACTCCGTTGTCAAAGACGTGAACGGCACCGTGACCGGAGGATATGCCTGGACGGCGGCGGAACCGGGCTTTGACATCCAGTACTACCCTGAGGCGGTGAAGAACCTGCAGCTGAGACTGCGCGGGAACTTCCCCGACAAGTTCTACGACAGCGCGGCGAAAACCGTCAATTGGGACGAATACCGGTTTATTGTAAACTATAACTTTTAA
- a CDS encoding response regulator transcription factor, translating to MRILLLEDEVMLQGAVSEYLQMHNHRVDAFVDGAEALEAIMKGGYDLLILDINVPSIDGLSLLERLNAAKIAVPAIFTSAQTDIAEISKAYELGCFDYLKKPFHLQELLLHINRVMRDVPPDQRKHLRLSKRYSYDMLNETLLFDNEPQTLTRRQHQIIDLLARNMNRVVDFETFRIYVWDEAIIDNATIRAEVNRLKKGLKEDFIQNIRAMGYMITSR from the coding sequence ATGAGAATTCTGCTGCTTGAAGATGAGGTGATGCTGCAAGGCGCCGTGAGCGAGTACCTGCAGATGCATAACCACAGGGTCGACGCCTTCGTCGACGGGGCGGAGGCCCTGGAGGCCATTATGAAGGGGGGGTACGACCTGCTGATCCTCGATATCAACGTCCCCTCCATCGACGGCCTGAGCCTGCTTGAACGTCTCAATGCGGCGAAGATCGCCGTGCCCGCGATCTTTACGAGTGCGCAGACCGACATCGCCGAGATCTCGAAGGCGTACGAGCTGGGCTGTTTCGACTACCTCAAAAAGCCCTTCCACCTGCAGGAGCTTCTCTTGCACATCAACCGGGTCATGCGCGACGTCCCGCCGGACCAGCGCAAACACCTGCGTCTCTCCAAACGCTACAGCTACGATATGCTCAACGAGACCCTGCTGTTCGACAACGAACCGCAGACGCTCACCCGGCGCCAGCACCAGATCATCGACCTGCTCGCCCGCAATATGAACCGGGTGGTCGATTTCGAAACATTCCGCATCTACGTCTGGGACGAGGCGATCATCGACAATGCTACGATCCGTGCCGAGGTAAACCGCCTGAAGAAGGGGCTCAAAGAGGATTTCATCCAGAATATCCGGGCCATGGGTTATATGATCACCTCACGCTGA
- a CDS encoding sensor histidine kinase, giving the protein MKRKASHGLWHTISLEKINFLAIVALFCFAMLFTLLVIFEEYRDFDRDAAQMRATYLQQQKELIREETQRALSFVEHEYARWHGRLDEAVLQRNIIDAINALYDRGDGSKYIFVYTLEGININDPNKPENYGKDMLDIEDVNGVKILRELIAAAGSGGFVHYVWEKPTTGKLSPKIATAVAFGPWQWLIGTGVYLDDIDALIAEKKLQKRDQLIKYVMEILTLSAILFALALSGIKLINKVLRDEIRTFSDFFSLAASRYVVIEREQIRIAEFQTLVVHVNAMVDTIHSRNLELSELNASLEQKVRDKTAKLQKEKAFSDQLVQSQDAFIKQSIHEVNTPLAVIMTQIDLYRHMHGEDRYLGHIEAAAKMLHTIFDDLRYMVKKERIDYPSDTIDLGAFLQRRLAFFESVMAANRLKVAARIAEVVPVCINEEELRRLVDNNLSNAIKYAYPDSTVDVELEVVAQTARMRFTTRSNPIDRPEKVFEAFYREADELSGFGLGLHLVKSICNKYGIETEISSEAGVTAFTYIIAKGGCDENSAA; this is encoded by the coding sequence GTGAAAAGAAAAGCATCGCACGGCCTGTGGCATACGATCAGCCTGGAGAAGATCAACTTCCTTGCCATTGTGGCGCTCTTCTGCTTTGCGATGCTTTTTACGCTGCTGGTCATTTTCGAAGAGTACCGTGATTTCGACCGGGATGCGGCCCAGATGCGCGCAACCTACCTACAGCAGCAGAAAGAGCTGATCCGCGAGGAGACGCAGCGCGCGCTCAGTTTCGTCGAGCACGAGTACGCACGTTGGCACGGGCGGCTCGATGAGGCGGTGCTCCAGCGCAACATCATCGACGCGATCAACGCCCTCTACGACCGCGGCGACGGCAGCAAGTACATCTTTGTCTATACCCTTGAGGGCATCAACATCAACGACCCGAACAAGCCGGAAAACTACGGCAAGGATATGCTGGACATCGAGGATGTGAACGGAGTGAAGATCCTGCGCGAACTGATCGCGGCGGCAGGCTCCGGGGGATTCGTCCACTACGTCTGGGAGAAACCGACGACGGGCAAGCTCTCCCCGAAGATTGCGACGGCGGTGGCCTTTGGACCATGGCAGTGGCTGATCGGTACGGGGGTCTACCTAGACGATATCGATGCCCTGATCGCGGAGAAGAAGCTGCAAAAGCGCGACCAGCTTATCAAGTACGTGATGGAGATCCTCACCCTCAGTGCCATCCTCTTCGCCCTGGCGCTGAGCGGGATCAAACTGATCAACAAGGTACTGCGCGACGAGATCCGCACCTTCAGCGACTTCTTCTCCCTTGCCGCGTCGCGCTACGTCGTCATCGAACGTGAGCAGATCCGGATCGCGGAGTTCCAGACCCTGGTCGTTCACGTCAACGCGATGGTCGACACGATCCACAGCCGCAACCTCGAGCTTTCCGAACTCAACGCCTCTCTGGAGCAGAAAGTGCGGGACAAAACGGCCAAACTGCAGAAGGAGAAGGCGTTCAGCGACCAGCTCGTGCAGTCGCAGGACGCTTTTATCAAGCAGTCTATCCACGAGGTTAACACCCCGCTGGCGGTGATCATGACGCAGATCGACCTCTACCGCCACATGCACGGCGAGGACCGCTACCTCGGCCATATCGAAGCGGCGGCAAAAATGCTGCATACGATCTTCGACGACCTGCGCTACATGGTCAAAAAAGAGCGGATCGACTACCCCTCCGACACGATCGACCTGGGGGCTTTTTTGCAGAGGCGGCTGGCATTCTTCGAGAGCGTCATGGCGGCAAACCGCCTGAAAGTGGCGGCAAGGATCGCGGAGGTGGTCCCGGTCTGCATCAACGAAGAGGAGCTGCGGCGCCTCGTCGACAACAACCTCTCCAACGCCATCAAGTACGCCTATCCCGACAGCACCGTCGACGTCGAGCTGGAGGTGGTGGCGCAGACGGCCCGGATGCGGTTTACGACGCGCTCGAACCCCATCGACCGCCCGGAGAAGGTCTTCGAAGCCTTCTACCGGGAAGCGGACGAGCTGAGCGGCTTCGGGCTGGGGCTGCACCTTGTCAAGTCTATCTGCAACAAGTACGGCATCGAGACGGAGATCAGTTCCGAGGCGGGGGTGACGGCCTTTACCTATATTATTGCGAAAGGGGGGTGCGATGAGAATTCTGCTGCTTGA
- a CDS encoding peptidylprolyl isomerase has product MFGFGKQELKTYDYSAEEMASFQWVKMTTSKGVMWLKLYNEETPNTVANFAFLAKDGYYDGLNFHRVIPGFMAQGGCPHGTGTGGPGWSIACETANNVHKHVKGTLSMAHAGPNTGGSQFFICFVPCPHLDGVHTVFGGIEAGDADSMAVLDSIAGQDKIEKVEILAER; this is encoded by the coding sequence ATGTTCGGTTTCGGAAAACAAGAACTCAAGACCTACGACTACAGCGCCGAGGAGATGGCATCGTTCCAATGGGTAAAAATGACCACCAGCAAGGGTGTCATGTGGCTCAAACTCTACAACGAAGAGACGCCGAACACCGTCGCGAACTTCGCTTTCCTCGCCAAAGACGGCTACTACGACGGCCTCAACTTCCACCGCGTCATCCCGGGCTTCATGGCCCAGGGCGGCTGTCCTCACGGTACCGGTACCGGCGGTCCGGGCTGGAGCATCGCGTGTGAAACAGCCAACAACGTTCACAAGCACGTCAAAGGCACCCTCTCCATGGCCCACGCAGGTCCGAACACCGGCGGCAGCCAGTTCTTCATCTGTTTCGTCCCCTGCCCGCACCTCGACGGCGTCCACACCGTCTTTGGCGGCATCGAAGCCGGTGACGCAGACTCCATGGCCGTGCTCGACAGCATTGCCGGCCAGGACAAGATCGAGAAAGTCGAGATTTTAGCGGAACGCTAA
- a CDS encoding epoxyqueuosine reductase QueH, producing MLVHICCSVDSHFFLEKLQHDYPDEKLTGFFYDPNIHPYSEYRLRYLDVQRSCKKLGIDLLEGEYDFETWMDAVRGLEKEPEKGARCEVCFDRRFEVSANKALELGEKRMTTTLLVSPLKSQEQLKRVGDAFHKEHGVEFIAVDYRAAGGTQDQSRVTKEQQLYRQDYCGCLFGLSMQREHQDRLMDEMFSPVDGRILPASIEERLTMYEQRMALEDAGKTYRIVKQKFLNYRQFTCRLTRGKSESVPAYALHYSTLPRKRANGKIEYEQHGIHYFNRDDIRFISIDEFNKRVATSYASVTELIFNPPAFEDELALRRQLCETPFDLTPVIVTDEKPEGKYTLFLDAKVYEDTKERLIID from the coding sequence ATGTTAGTGCATATTTGCTGTTCTGTTGACAGTCATTTCTTTCTTGAGAAACTGCAGCACGACTACCCCGACGAGAAGCTGACCGGCTTCTTCTACGACCCCAACATCCACCCCTATTCCGAATACCGCCTGCGCTACCTTGACGTCCAGCGTTCGTGCAAGAAGCTCGGTATCGATCTGCTTGAAGGCGAATACGACTTCGAGACGTGGATGGATGCTGTCAGAGGATTGGAAAAAGAGCCGGAAAAAGGGGCGCGCTGCGAGGTCTGTTTCGACCGCCGTTTCGAGGTGAGCGCGAACAAAGCGCTGGAGCTGGGCGAAAAGCGGATGACGACGACCCTTTTGGTAAGCCCCCTCAAATCCCAGGAGCAGCTCAAACGCGTCGGCGACGCCTTCCACAAAGAGCACGGCGTCGAGTTCATCGCCGTCGACTACCGCGCCGCCGGCGGCACTCAGGACCAGAGCCGGGTCACCAAGGAGCAGCAGCTCTACCGCCAGGACTACTGCGGCTGTCTCTTCGGACTGAGCATGCAGCGCGAGCACCAGGATCGCCTGATGGACGAGATGTTCTCCCCCGTAGACGGCCGCATCCTGCCCGCCTCCATCGAGGAGCGCCTCACCATGTACGAACAGCGGATGGCCCTGGAGGATGCGGGAAAGACCTACCGCATCGTCAAGCAGAAGTTCCTCAACTACCGCCAGTTCACCTGCCGCCTCACCCGGGGCAAAAGCGAATCCGTGCCAGCGTATGCCCTGCACTACTCGACCCTGCCGCGCAAACGCGCCAATGGAAAAATCGAGTATGAGCAGCACGGCATCCACTACTTCAACCGCGACGATATCCGATTCATCTCGATAGATGAGTTCAATAAAAGAGTGGCAACGTCGTACGCAAGCGTGACTGAACTGATCTTCAACCCGCCCGCGTTCGAAGACGAACTGGCATTGCGCCGGCAGCTTTGCGAAACGCCGTTCGACCTCACCCCGGTTATCGTTACGGACGAAAAACCCGAAGGCAAATACACCCTTTTCCTAGACGCCAAGGTCTACGAGGACACCAAAGAGCGGTTGATCATCGACTAA
- a CDS encoding YfiR family protein, which translates to MQIVRIAFFILLVLNAHAYESEAKLQSAIIGKIAEYITWPNDRRNSFTITILKNQMGTHFEDFYKHNTIKGKPVRIVLRDDVARAKTPEVLYVSGKNARQLPTILNTLKNQPVLTVSDMRGFAEKGGMVQIYFTGQRMRLKVNLDALEAHGLKASPHLLRFVDIVKEHN; encoded by the coding sequence ATGCAGATCGTTAGAATCGCGTTTTTTATTCTTCTCGTTCTAAACGCGCATGCCTATGAATCAGAGGCGAAACTCCAAAGTGCCATCATCGGGAAAATCGCAGAGTATATCACCTGGCCAAATGATCGGCGGAACTCCTTTACGATCACCATCCTCAAAAACCAGATGGGGACACATTTTGAAGATTTCTACAAGCACAATACCATCAAGGGAAAACCGGTCAGGATTGTTCTACGAGATGACGTTGCACGCGCAAAAACCCCAGAGGTACTTTATGTATCCGGGAAAAACGCGAGACAACTGCCGACCATCCTCAACACCCTAAAAAACCAGCCCGTACTGACTGTCAGCGACATGCGGGGATTCGCCGAAAAAGGCGGGATGGTGCAAATCTATTTCACCGGCCAGCGCATGCGGCTGAAAGTCAACCTCGATGCGCTCGAAGCTCATGGACTCAAAGCCTCACCCCATCTGCTTCGCTTCGTCGATATCGTCAAGGAGCACAACTGA
- a CDS encoding TonB-dependent receptor plug domain-containing protein: MTKLGILLTCSLLSLPILSAEDNLYTKSMEGILSTESELKAQVGSRTNAVNYLESNIPIDVITQEQIARSGMTSLPDILRYFVAGFNAPETSIADGSDHVRTITLRGMSPDQILVLINGKRLHTSSLLHVNGTIGRGSSHADLDTIPLAMIEKIEIMRDGASAQYGSDAISAVINIIFKGIGNDTKAGVLYGGRKAGDGHQAAGNAFATIALPYDGFVNLSIDAKGQEQTQRAGLDRRVSPPALTTHVGIPDSDSLTIGLNAELAGEETTSLYLDGFLHHRNSRAGAFYRPELTAEGFPGFLPIINADILDYAVTAGIKGVNDSDITWDLSNTYGLNRIHYTVEDSLNYTQGDPQLRSFDNGSLQFTQNTVNFDITQRRSNYKFSAGAEYRYENYKILAGEQASYADYGVVSGVTAGTQGFAGYSPYNAVDECRSSYALYADSVFDLNERFNVEILVRYEEYSDFGESTNAKVALTYQVSPSLMLRSSGSTGFRAPSLSQSYYAQTSSFAGANGIDTQGTFRVDDPIAEALGAKPLKSERSKNVTLGGVYQYDGETALTVDFFYVEVNDRIMLSDDINNTSDLWPNVSKVRFFINAAHTSTHGVDIKFNKSYPIERFGMFRTGLWYNYNINKISGNGSDNSSADDATQKIRIEKGQPRHALRWLNNYSYRGLDATANISYFGTYSQMVDAKEYVFDPMWTLDADIAYRFDSGLTIAVGGHNLFDAVPNKWDGLSGTLYGYDGIKPYSRYSPNGYSGTFYYLRAEMTF; this comes from the coding sequence ATGACAAAACTCGGAATCCTCCTCACCTGCAGCCTATTAAGTCTTCCCATTCTGTCGGCGGAGGACAATCTTTATACCAAAAGCATGGAGGGGATTCTTTCCACAGAGTCCGAGCTGAAGGCCCAGGTCGGCTCGCGCACGAATGCCGTCAACTACCTGGAATCCAATATCCCGATCGATGTCATCACCCAAGAACAGATCGCCCGAAGCGGCATGACATCGCTCCCGGATATACTGCGCTATTTCGTCGCAGGGTTCAATGCACCTGAAACCTCAATCGCCGACGGCAGCGATCATGTTCGCACCATCACGCTTCGGGGGATGAGTCCCGATCAGATCCTCGTGCTCATCAACGGCAAACGCCTGCACACCTCTTCGCTGCTGCATGTCAACGGGACGATTGGACGCGGATCGAGCCATGCCGACCTTGATACGATCCCGCTGGCCATGATCGAGAAGATCGAAATCATGCGCGACGGTGCATCGGCACAATACGGCTCGGACGCGATCTCCGCCGTAATCAATATCATCTTCAAAGGGATTGGAAACGACACAAAAGCCGGAGTCTTATATGGAGGACGGAAGGCGGGTGACGGTCACCAGGCCGCTGGAAACGCGTTTGCCACCATTGCGCTTCCATATGATGGGTTTGTCAACCTTTCCATCGACGCCAAAGGGCAGGAACAGACACAGCGCGCGGGCCTGGACCGCCGTGTCTCACCTCCTGCGCTCACCACCCATGTCGGCATACCCGACAGCGACAGCCTCACCATCGGACTGAATGCGGAATTGGCAGGCGAAGAGACGACATCGCTCTACCTTGACGGATTCCTGCACCACCGCAATAGCCGGGCGGGGGCATTTTACCGCCCTGAACTAACCGCTGAAGGTTTCCCGGGCTTTCTGCCGATCATCAACGCGGACATTCTGGACTATGCTGTGACCGCCGGCATCAAGGGGGTCAACGACTCCGACATCACCTGGGATCTGAGCAATACGTACGGTCTCAACCGTATACACTACACGGTTGAAGACAGCCTCAACTATACCCAGGGCGATCCGCAGCTTCGCAGTTTCGACAACGGGAGCCTGCAGTTCACGCAAAATACGGTCAACTTCGATATCACCCAGCGCCGATCGAACTATAAGTTCTCCGCCGGAGCCGAGTACCGTTACGAAAACTACAAGATTCTTGCGGGTGAACAGGCATCCTACGCAGACTACGGCGTTGTCAGCGGTGTCACTGCCGGAACACAGGGCTTCGCCGGATACTCTCCCTACAATGCGGTTGATGAGTGCCGCAGCAGCTATGCACTGTACGCAGACAGCGTCTTCGATCTGAATGAACGGTTCAATGTGGAGATCCTCGTGCGTTATGAAGAGTACTCTGATTTCGGCGAAAGCACCAATGCGAAAGTGGCCTTGACGTATCAGGTTTCGCCGTCGCTGATGCTGCGCAGCTCCGGCAGCACCGGGTTCAGGGCCCCGTCGCTGTCCCAGTCTTACTATGCTCAGACCTCATCGTTTGCCGGCGCAAACGGCATCGACACCCAGGGAACCTTCCGCGTTGACGACCCGATCGCGGAGGCACTGGGAGCCAAACCGCTTAAATCCGAGCGCTCCAAGAATGTCACCCTGGGCGGTGTCTATCAGTACGACGGCGAAACGGCACTCACCGTCGACTTCTTTTACGTGGAAGTCAACGACCGCATCATGCTCAGTGACGACATCAACAATACCTCCGACCTTTGGCCGAACGTTTCCAAGGTCCGTTTTTTCATCAACGCGGCCCATACCTCCACCCACGGCGTCGATATCAAGTTCAATAAGAGCTACCCTATTGAGCGCTTCGGCATGTTCAGAACCGGTCTCTGGTACAACTACAATATCAACAAAATTTCCGGGAACGGATCGGACAACTCAAGCGCCGATGATGCGACACAGAAGATCCGAATCGAAAAAGGTCAGCCAAGGCACGCTCTGCGTTGGCTGAACAACTACAGTTACCGCGGCCTGGATGCCACGGCGAACATCAGCTACTTCGGCACGTACTCCCAGATGGTCGATGCCAAAGAGTACGTTTTTGACCCGATGTGGACACTCGATGCCGACATCGCCTACCGATTCGACTCCGGATTGACGATCGCTGTCGGAGGGCATAATCTTTTTGATGCCGTCCCGAACAAATGGGACGGCCTTTCGGGGACCCTCTACGGCTACGACGGCATCAAGCCGTATTCGCGTTACTCCCCCAACGGCTACAGCGGCACTTTTTACTATCTCCGTGCCGAAATGACGTTCTAA